A single Acidobacteriota bacterium DNA region contains:
- a CDS encoding UTP--glucose-1-phosphate uridylyltransferase, translating to MLPYITIPLQQRNSVVSAAHSAFIIKRRFLLVAIRNAVVPVAGLGTRLLPATKSQPKEMLPVGKKPIVQYVVEELHEAGLERLLFVTGRGKHSIEDHFDEDHQLIRALRETGKEDLLQELAYERLGVHFLYTRQKQQKGLGDAILCAEHFAGTEPFVVALGDSIIGRHRSSQAVAKLVKAFEARNADVAIVVEEVPREQVSMYGIVSPAHWNGQSEVFDIVDLVEKPNVADAPSNMAIAARYVFSPNIFDAIKRTPFDQRGELQITDAIRLVLKEGGRIIGLRLGADEKRYDIGNFESYFETFVEFALTDPEYGAALRARLPELLKGVGA from the coding sequence ATGCTGCCGTATATTACCATCCCGCTTCAGCAGCGCAATTCTGTAGTAAGCGCTGCGCATTCCGCATTCATCATCAAGAGGAGATTTTTACTCGTGGCTATTCGTAATGCAGTCGTACCCGTTGCCGGGCTGGGCACACGTTTGTTGCCCGCGACCAAATCGCAACCCAAAGAAATGCTGCCCGTCGGCAAGAAACCCATCGTCCAATACGTCGTCGAAGAGTTGCACGAAGCCGGCCTCGAACGGCTGTTATTCGTGACCGGGCGCGGCAAACATTCCATCGAAGATCACTTTGACGAAGACCATCAACTCATCCGCGCGTTGCGCGAGACCGGCAAGGAAGACCTGTTGCAGGAACTGGCCTACGAACGCCTCGGCGTGCATTTTCTATACACGCGCCAGAAACAGCAGAAGGGGTTGGGCGACGCGATCCTGTGCGCTGAACATTTCGCCGGAACGGAACCCTTTGTCGTCGCGCTGGGCGATTCGATCATCGGGCGGCACCGGTCATCGCAGGCAGTCGCCAAGCTGGTCAAGGCCTTTGAGGCGCGCAACGCCGATGTCGCCATCGTGGTCGAAGAAGTCCCGCGCGAACAGGTTTCAATGTATGGCATCGTTAGCCCGGCGCATTGGAACGGCCAGAGCGAGGTTTTTGACATCGTTGACTTGGTCGAAAAGCCGAACGTCGCCGATGCGCCCAGCAACATGGCGATTGCGGCGCGTTACGTTTTCTCGCCGAACATCTTCGACGCGATCAAGCGCACGCCCTTTGACCAGCGCGGCGAATTGCAAATCACCGATGCCATTCGGCTGGTGCTGAAAGAGGGTGGCCGCATTATCGGCTTGCGGCTGGGCGCGGATGAGAAACGCTATGACATCGGCAATTTCGAGAGCTACTTCGAAACCTTTGTCGAGTTCGCGCTGACCGATCCCGAATACGGCGCGGCCCTGCGCGCGCGCTTGCCCGAATTGCTCAAAGGAGTCGGTGCATGA
- a CDS encoding ABC transporter permease has product MKSEHYKPLLSTHRTTEFSEAFTLALSSINQHRFQSSLTLAGIIMGVATVIVVVALIQGLDGMVKRALTRLNPSSFIVGRMGFSDMGNPDFMALLKKRPPLTVEDAQDIRANCPSVRVLSPFYAKMPFEPLHVWYKGIEAQGPIMRGVEQFFTDATGILVERGRFITQSDSTHRRNVVVIGQAIADGLFSAEDPLGKLLHIDGQSYEVIGLIERRDTFFGAPSENQLILIPFGTFDKYYSEREKEFLQFFCLAASPEAVEQGMNEVREWLRRRRRLPLNAPDTFAVFASNQMVDIWTQASSGIWILLIGVSSLGLLIGGIGVMNIMLVSVTERTAEIGLRKAVGARRRDVLWQFLLEAVMLTLLGGVAGVLTGVALALLIQWAQPNFAATISPGAVTAGLLVSVSVGLFFGLWPAWRAARLNPIEALRYER; this is encoded by the coding sequence ATGAAATCGGAACATTACAAACCGCTGCTCAGTACTCACCGCACGACCGAGTTCAGCGAAGCCTTTACGCTGGCGCTCAGTTCGATCAATCAACACCGCTTTCAATCTTCGCTCACGCTGGCCGGCATCATTATGGGCGTCGCGACGGTCATCGTCGTGGTGGCGTTGATTCAGGGGCTGGATGGCATGGTCAAGCGCGCGCTGACGCGGTTGAATCCGAGCAGCTTCATCGTCGGGCGCATGGGTTTTTCAGACATGGGCAATCCCGATTTCATGGCGCTGCTCAAAAAGCGTCCGCCGCTGACCGTCGAGGACGCACAGGACATCCGCGCCAATTGCCCGTCGGTGCGCGTGCTCAGCCCGTTTTACGCCAAGATGCCGTTCGAGCCGCTGCACGTCTGGTACAAAGGCATCGAGGCGCAAGGGCCGATTATGCGCGGCGTCGAGCAGTTCTTTACCGACGCCACCGGCATTCTGGTGGAACGGGGCCGCTTCATCACGCAAAGCGATTCGACGCATCGGCGCAACGTGGTCGTGATCGGGCAAGCCATCGCCGATGGACTTTTCAGCGCCGAAGACCCACTCGGCAAGCTGTTGCACATTGATGGGCAGAGTTACGAAGTGATCGGCTTGATCGAACGGCGTGATACGTTCTTCGGCGCACCGAGCGAGAATCAACTCATCCTGATTCCATTCGGCACCTTCGACAAATACTATTCCGAGCGCGAGAAAGAGTTTCTGCAATTCTTCTGCCTCGCCGCCTCACCCGAAGCCGTCGAGCAAGGCATGAATGAAGTGCGCGAGTGGTTACGTCGCCGCCGCCGTCTGCCGCTCAATGCGCCGGACACCTTTGCGGTCTTCGCGTCAAATCAAATGGTGGACATTTGGACGCAGGCTTCGAGCGGCATTTGGATCTTGTTGATCGGCGTCTCTTCGCTTGGTTTGTTGATCGGCGGCATCGGCGTGATGAATATCATGCTGGTCAGTGTGACCGAGCGCACGGCGGAGATAGGATTGCGCAAAGCGGTGGGCGCGCGGCGGCGCGATGTGCTCTGGCAGTTTCTGCTCGAAGCCGTTATGTTGACCTTGCTGGGCGGTGTGGCGGGTGTGCTAACCGGCGTGGCATTGGCGCTGCTGATTCAATGGGCACAACCGAATTTTGCGGCGACCATTTCACCGGGTGCGGTTACTGCCGGGTTGCTGGTTTCGGTCAGCGTGGGCCTATTTTTCGGGCTGTGGCCCGCCTGGCGCGCGGCACGACTCAACCCGATTGAAGCATTACGTTACGAGCGGTGA
- a CDS encoding ABC transporter permease — MNRSEILATALRSLLANKLRSALAILGIVVGISALVAIVALIDGASGYITDKLVTLQPDVFQVSQLPASILNVNDFIKASKWKRIEYEDFAALRESSRECGAVGAEANFAGRLKYRGTTTGSVQLRGLTASQFDIERIEVAQGRFFTASEESGHASVCLLGADIVDDLFGDTNPLGAELSVLGKPFTVIGVMARRGALFGRSQDRFIVLPLTTLLHRFGAHQALTIYCQQRAATNAASAIDEVRGLMRKQRHLLFGEEDTFFIITSDSALAIYQAVIGGFYLATILISGIALTVGGLGVTNIMLVSVRERTREIGLRKALGARQRDVLRQFLAETVLLCLFGGLVGTSTGLLVARSIAWLTALPFSSRPFVALLGFAVSSLVGVVAGVYPARRAAQMSPIEALRYE, encoded by the coding sequence ATGAATCGAAGCGAAATTCTCGCCACTGCGCTCAGGTCGTTGCTCGCCAACAAGCTGCGTTCGGCGCTGGCGATCCTGGGCATCGTGGTCGGCATCAGCGCGCTGGTGGCGATTGTCGCGCTGATTGATGGAGCGAGCGGCTACATCACCGACAAGCTTGTGACCTTGCAACCCGATGTCTTTCAGGTTTCGCAACTGCCGGCCAGCATTCTCAACGTCAACGATTTCATCAAAGCTTCGAAATGGAAGCGCATCGAGTATGAGGATTTCGCCGCCCTGCGCGAGAGTTCGCGCGAATGCGGCGCGGTTGGGGCCGAAGCGAATTTCGCGGGCCGCTTGAAATATCGCGGCACCACGACCGGCAGCGTGCAATTGCGCGGCCTGACCGCCAGCCAGTTTGACATTGAGCGCATCGAAGTTGCCCAGGGGCGCTTTTTCACTGCTTCGGAAGAAAGCGGACATGCTTCAGTTTGCCTGTTGGGCGCGGACATTGTGGATGATCTGTTCGGCGACACCAATCCGCTGGGCGCGGAGTTGAGCGTGCTGGGCAAACCTTTCACTGTGATTGGCGTGATGGCGCGGCGCGGTGCGCTGTTTGGACGCTCACAAGATCGGTTCATTGTGTTGCCGCTCACCACGCTGCTGCACCGTTTCGGCGCGCATCAAGCGCTGACCATCTATTGCCAGCAACGCGCGGCGACGAATGCCGCCTCGGCCATTGACGAAGTGCGCGGGCTGATGCGCAAACAGCGCCACTTGCTTTTCGGAGAAGAAGACACGTTCTTCATCATCACTTCCGATTCGGCGCTGGCGATTTATCAAGCCGTGATCGGCGGGTTTTATCTGGCGACGATTTTGATTTCGGGCATCGCGCTGACGGTCGGCGGACTGGGCGTGACCAACATCATGCTGGTCAGTGTGCGCGAACGCACGCGCGAGATCGGCTTGCGCAAAGCGCTGGGCGCGCGCCAACGCGATGTGCTGCGGCAATTCCTAGCCGAAACGGTGTTGCTCTGTCTGTTCGGTGGCCTAGTGGGCACGTCAACGGGTTTGCTGGTCGCGCGTTCGATTGCCTGGCTGACGGCGCTGCCCTTTAGCTCGCGCCCATTTGTGGCGCTGCTCGGTTTCGCGGTTTCGTCGTTGGTCGGTGTTGTCGCGGGCGTTTATCCGGCGCGGCGCGCAGCCCAGATGTCGCCCATTGAAGCGTTACGTTATGAATAG
- a CDS encoding BtpA/SgcQ family protein encodes MLTSLFPKPKPIIGMIHVGALPGTPAQTQSIAELVALAEREARLYRDGGVDGIGIENMHDVPYLRGSVGPEIVAAMTVIGQAVKNASGLPTGIQILAGANLEAMAVAHAAKLDFIRVEGYVFAHVADEGLIESSAARLLRYRKLIGAERVQVWADVKKKHAAHALTADVGLGATAEAVAFMRGDAVIITGSVTGQPPQLADVAEAKAHGSLPVLLGSGVGPDNLESFYAAADGFIIGSYFKVAGHWANTVDPQRVEQLMTRVARLRH; translated from the coding sequence ATGCTGACTTCCCTTTTCCCAAAACCCAAACCCATCATTGGCATGATTCACGTCGGCGCGTTGCCCGGCACGCCCGCGCAGACGCAAAGCATCGCCGAACTCGTCGCGCTCGCCGAACGCGAAGCCCGCTTGTATCGGGACGGCGGCGTAGACGGCATCGGCATCGAGAACATGCACGACGTGCCCTATTTGCGCGGCAGCGTCGGGCCAGAGATCGTCGCCGCCATGACCGTGATCGGACAGGCGGTCAAAAACGCCAGCGGCCTGCCCACCGGTATTCAAATTCTGGCGGGCGCCAATCTTGAAGCAATGGCCGTGGCGCACGCGGCCAAGCTGGATTTCATCCGCGTCGAAGGTTACGTCTTCGCCCACGTCGCCGATGAAGGCTTGATCGAATCGTCCGCCGCGCGCTTGCTGCGCTATCGCAAGCTGATCGGGGCCGAACGCGTGCAGGTCTGGGCGGACGTGAAAAAGAAACACGCCGCGCACGCGCTCACGGCGGATGTCGGATTGGGCGCAACGGCGGAAGCGGTGGCGTTCATGCGCGGTGACGCCGTCATCATCACGGGCAGCGTCACGGGGCAGCCGCCGCAACTGGCCGATGTGGCTGAAGCCAAAGCGCACGGCAGTTTGCCGGTGCTGCTCGGTTCAGGCGTGGGGCCAGATAATCTTGAAAGCTTTTATGCCGCCGCTGACGGTTTCATCATCGGCTCGTATTTCAAAGTGGCTGGGCATTGGGCGAACACGGTTGACCCGCAGCGCGTCGAACAGTTGATGACGCGCGTCGCGCGCTTGCGGCATTAA